The Legionella jordanis genomic sequence GCCATCCTCTGTCGTTCGATCTTCAATGTTTTCAAGTAAAGAACTATGCCCATGCAAACGCAATTCAGCGTAACCGAATTCACGTATATTGGAAGATTGTACTTCTCCTCCAAGCTGTACAGCCATCGTTTGCATTCCATAGCAAATCCCTAACAGCGGCAAACCCGATTGAAATAACCACTCCGGTGCTCTCGGGTTTGTCTCGAGAGTTACCGTTGAGGGCCCCCCGATAGAATAATGCCACATGGATTTAATTTTTGTAGAATTTCAATAGGGAGGTTATGAGGATGTATTTCACAATATACCCCCATTTCGCGGACTCTTCGTGCTATTAATTGAGTGTATTGAGAACCAAAATCCAGAATAATCAAGGGTTTTTGTTTAATATTTTTCATAATTTAAAACTAGTCAATTTGATAATTGGGAGCTTGCTTAGTGATGTTGACGTCGTGAACATGAGATTCGCGCATGCCCGCGCTAGTCACTTGTACAAATTTAGCCGTGTCGTGAAGCATTTCAATGGTTTCAGCACCCGTGTAGCCCATACAGGATCTCAAACCCCCCATAAGCTGATGGATAATCGTTTGCACAGGACCCTTATAAGGAACGCGGCCTTCAATTCCTTCAGGCACGAGCTTCTCACTACCCTGGCTGGCATCCTGGAAATAACGATCGCTGGATCCCTGCGCCTGTGTCATCGCACCAATCGATCCCATACCGCGATAGCTCTTATAGGTACGACCTTGATACAGTTCAATTTCACCGGGTGATTCTTCTGTTCCAGCAAACAGGCCACCGAGCATCACGGTATCGGCACCAGCAGCCAATGCTTTGCAAACGTCTCCTGAGAAACGAATTCCACCATCGGCAATAATAGGCACTTGGCCTTTCAGACCCTCAGCCACATTCGCAATGGCCGTAATTTGCGGTACACCAACGCCTGTTACAATTCGGGTTGTGCAAATGGAACCGGGGCCAATCCCTACTTTTACGGCATCGACACCTGCTTTCACTAAATCAAGGGCTGCTTCTGCTGTGGCAATATTGCCGCCAATGACCTGCACATCTGGATAATTTTTCTTAATCCAGGCTACCCGGCTTAAAACACCTTGAGAATGTCCATGTGCCGTATCCACTACGATCACGTCAACACCCGCATCAACCAGGGCAGCTACACGTTCTTCGGTGCCTTCACCCACTCCAACAGCAGCCCCCACGCGTAATTGTTCAAAACTATCCTTGCAAGCGAAGGGATTTTCTTTGGCTTTTTGAATGTCTTTAACCGTAATTAAACCACGTAAATTGAATGAATCATTCACTACCAACAATTTTTCAATGCGATGCTTGTGCAATAAACTTCGTATTTCTTCACGGCTCGCACCTTCCTTCACGGTAACTAAACGGTCTTTGGGGGTCATCACGGCTTCTACCGGCAAAGATAAATTGGTTTCAAAACGGATGTCACGGCTTGTAACAATACCAACCAATTGTTCACCATTTATAACGGGCATACCCGAAAAATTATGTTTGGCCATTACCTCAAGCAATTCCTTCACCGTCATTTTAGGTGTGACAGAAATCGGGTCTTTAACCATTCCGCTTTCAAATTTTTTTACCTTGCGCACTTCATTGGCCTGCGCATCAGACGTCATGTTTTTATGGATAATGCCTATGCCGCCTTCTTGAGCTAATGCTATCGCCAGACGGGCTTCTGTTACCGTATCCATTGCAGCGGATAGCAAAGGAATATTTAAGGTAATTTCACGGGTAAGGCGGGTTTTTAACGAGACTTCTTTTGGCAGGACGGTTGAGTGGGCGGGAACTAATAAAACATCATCGAAGGTTAGTGCTCGTTGCACGATAGAAAGCGACATACCCACACTCCTGGAATTAAATTAACCGAACATTATACAATCATTATAGGAAATCGCAAATTTATTTAATAAAGGTTTTGTACTTTTACAAAGACTGTTTACCACAAGTGGATAAACAACTTGCTTGATCCAACCTGTTTTCTAAGAACTGGCTTGTATTTATTGCATCTTTAGAGTCATCAGAGCACCAATACATAAGAGTCATTAAAAAAATTGTGGTCAAGACGGTTTCTTCTATCAGGCGTTGAAAACCAGACGTACTTCGCTGTGCAGCTTCACACCACCATTGAACTGTTCGACTTACACGTAAAATTCCTGAAATTTGACTGTGAAAATGTCCTGGTTCAAGTTGTGCCCAAAGCATCTGTTTTGCTACGCTTCGATGTTGTTGCAACACTTCAAACCAGGACATCAACAAAGCGTGCAAACGTTTACTCGTCCTAAGATGCACAATCTCAACTTGTTTTGAGCGAGATAACATGGCGTCGTCAGCACGATCAAAAAAAGCCTTCGTTAAATCGTTCTTT encodes the following:
- the guaB gene encoding IMP dehydrogenase, whose amino-acid sequence is MSLSIVQRALTFDDVLLVPAHSTVLPKEVSLKTRLTREITLNIPLLSAAMDTVTEARLAIALAQEGGIGIIHKNMTSDAQANEVRKVKKFESGMVKDPISVTPKMTVKELLEVMAKHNFSGMPVINGEQLVGIVTSRDIRFETNLSLPVEAVMTPKDRLVTVKEGASREEIRSLLHKHRIEKLLVVNDSFNLRGLITVKDIQKAKENPFACKDSFEQLRVGAAVGVGEGTEERVAALVDAGVDVIVVDTAHGHSQGVLSRVAWIKKNYPDVQVIGGNIATAEAALDLVKAGVDAVKVGIGPGSICTTRIVTGVGVPQITAIANVAEGLKGQVPIIADGGIRFSGDVCKALAAGADTVMLGGLFAGTEESPGEIELYQGRTYKSYRGMGSIGAMTQAQGSSDRYFQDASQGSEKLVPEGIEGRVPYKGPVQTIIHQLMGGLRSCMGYTGAETIEMLHDTAKFVQVTSAGMRESHVHDVNITKQAPNYQID
- a CDS encoding ubiquinone biosynthesis protein COQ9, producing the protein MKNDGAGLNQILDTALSLASKNSWENLRLFDIAQQLEIGLQDIHRYCREKNDLTKAFFDRADDAMLSRSKQVEIVHLRTSKRLHALLMSWFEVLQQHRSVAKQMLWAQLEPGHFHSQISGILRVSRTVQWWCEAAQRSTSGFQRLIEETVLTTIFLMTLMYWCSDDSKDAINTSQFLENRLDQASCLSTCGKQSL